Genomic DNA from Modestobacter versicolor:
CCTCGAGCTCCCCGGGGCCGACCTCTCCAACGAGGAGCTCACCGTCCGGGTGCTGCCCAAGCAGGAGGACGAGTTCACCTGCTCGCGCTGCTTCCTGGTGCACCACCGCAGCCGGCTGGCGACGACCCGCAACGGTCAGCCCGTCTGCCGCGACTGCGCAGCCTGAACAAGGACCCCCTCGCCCCCCACCGCTTGCGAGCTGGCGGTGGGCCCCTGCGAGGGGGCCGTTCCAGCACCTCACCTCGAGGGGAAGGCCTCTGATGACCTCGAAGCAGCCGCGGGACGTGCCTCCGCCGCGGCCGGTGCAGGAGCCGGTCGAGGGCGAGGTCGTCGGGGGCGAGTCCGGGCTCGGTCCCGCTGCCCGGGCGCTGGCCGACGCCGTCGCCGGGCTGCTGGGCCGGGACACCCCGGCCGGGCAGTCGGCGACGGGGCAGCGCGCCGCTGCGGGGGCGAAGGCCGCCACCGGTGTGCTCACCGACGTCATCGCCGCGGTGGCCGCCGCGGCGCGGTCGGCCGGCAACCCCAGCGGCTCCGGCAGCGGGTCGGGCAGCGGGTCGGGCTCCGCGGGCAGCTCCGGTCGGGGCTTCGCGCCGGGTGGGCTGCTCGGCGACCTGCTCGACGCCGCGGCACCCCGGTTGCCGATCCGGGACCGCGACCGGCTCCGCCGGGCCCACCCCGGGCTGACCGACGCCGAGATCGCCGACGCGCTGGTGGCCCGGGCCACCCGGCTCACCGGCGGGATCGGCGCGGCCACCGGCGGCCTGGCCGCTGCGCAGTGGTTCGCCCCGCCGTCGATGGTCGCCGTCCCGCTGGAGCTCGGCGCCCAGACCGTGCTGGTCGCGGCGGTCGAGGTCGTGCTGGTGGGCGAGCTGCACGAGCTGGCCGGCCGGCGGGCACCCGGCGACGCCCGGGCGCGGGCCGGCGCCTACCTGAGCAGCTGGACCACCCAGCGCCCGGTCGGCAGCACGCGCTCGGCCGGCCTGTTCTCCGTCATCAGCACCGCCGGCGCGACGGCCCTCCGCCGCCGGATCACCCAACGGCTGGCCCGCAGCACGACGTCCATGGCGCCGCTGCTGGTGGGCGCCACGCTGGCCGCCCGCGGGAACCGCAAGGCGACCGCCGCGCTCGCCGACCGCCTCCGGTCCGAGCTGGGGATCGGGCCGGCCGACCGGTCGTCCTGACCGCGGTCGGCCCGCCCCCCGTGCGCCGGTCCGCCGCGGCTAGCCTCGCCGCCGTGCCCGTACCCCGCTCCGACCCCGCGCCGCCGGTGCCGGACGTCGAGGTGCCCGTCCTGCTCACCGCGCCGGACGGCGTCCTCCCCGCCTACGCCCTGCCCGGCGACGCCGGCGCCGACCTCTGCCTGGCCGAGGACGTCGTGCTCGCCCCGCACCAGCGCGCGCTCGTCGGCACCGGGGTCGCGGTCGCCATCCCCGACGGGTTCGCCGGCTTCGTGCACCCGCGCTCCGGGTTGGCGCACCGGCTCGGGCTGAGCCTGGTCAACGCGCCGGGCACCATCGACGCGGGCTACCGCGGCGAGATCAAGGTCAACCTGGTCAACCTGGACCCGAGCGCGACGATCACGCTGCACCGCGGCGACCGCGTCGCCCAGCTGGTGGTGCAGCCGGTCGTGCGGGCGCGGTTCGTGCCGGTGGCCGAGCTGCCGGCCAGCGAGCGGGGCAGCGGCGGGCACGGTTCCACCGGTGGGGCCGCGGCGCTCGCCGCCCCCACCTCCTCATCCCTGGAAGGACGGGCCTGACGATGCCGCTGGGACGCCGGCGCAACCGGATCGACCGCAGCCTGCGCGAGCGCGGGGTGCCCCCCGAGCCGCAGCTGCGGGAGCGCGAGGAGACCGGCACCACCGGTCCCTGGGACGACGCCGACGCACCCGACGACGGCGTCACCCGGATCGACCTGGGCTCGCTGCGGGTGCCCGCGGTCAGCGGCATGGAGCTGCGGGTCGACGTCAACGCGTCGCAGCAGGTGGTCGGCGCGAGCCTGCGGTCGGGCGACTCGCTGCTGCAGCTGTCGGTGTTCGCCGCCCCGCGCGCCGGGGGCCTGTGGGACGACGTCCGGGCCGAGCTCGCCCGCGGCGCCAGCGGCCAGGGCGCCTCGCTGCAGGAGGTCGAGGGCCCGTTCGGTCCCGAGCTCGCCGGCACCGTGCTGATGCCGGTGGCACCCCAGCCGGGCCAGTCCGGCACGCCCAAGCCGGTGCGCCGGCCGGCCCGCTTCCTCGGCGTCGACGGGCCGCGGTGGTTCCTGCGCGGCATGCTCACCGGCCCGGCGGCCGCCGACCCGGCCGGGGCGGCCGCGCTGGAGGCGGCGTTCCGCGCGGTCGTCGTCGTCCGCGGCTCCGGCCCGATGCCGGTGCGTGACCAGCTGCCGCTGACCCTGCCACCGCAGGCCGCCGAGCAGATCGCCCGGCAGCAGGCCGCCAACCGGGCCGCGGGCCCGGGGCCCACGCCCGGCGCGGCCGGGTGACCGGCCCGGTCGCCACCGCCTACGGGCCGGGGCCCGACCAGTTCCTCGAGGTCACCCTGCCGGACGGCGACGGGCCGGCGCCGGTCGTCGTGGTGCTGCACGGTGGGTTCTGGCGGGCCCGCTACGGCATCGAGCTGGCCCGGCCGCTGGCGGCGGACCTGGCTGCCCGCGGCTGGGCGGCGGTGGCCGTGGAGTACCGCCGGGTCGGCGCCGGCGGCGGCTGGCCGACGACCCTGGAGGACGTCGCCGCGGCGCTGGACGCGCTGCCCGACGTGCCCGGTGCCGCCCGGATGGACCTGGCCGACGTCACCGTGGTCGGCCACTCCGCCGGTGGGCACCTGGCCGCCTGGGCGGCTGCGCGGCACCGGCTCCCCGCAGGCGCCCCCGGTGCCGCGCCCCGGGTCTCCGTCACCGCCGCGGTGCTGCAGGCCGGCGTGCTCGACCTGGCCGCCGCGGTCGCCGCCGACCTGGGCGCCGGGGCGACCGTCGAGTTCCTCGGCGGGACACCCGAGCAGCTGCCCGAGCGCTACGCCGCGGCGGACCCGGTGCGGCTGCTGCCCACCGGTGCGGCCGTCCTGTGCGTGCACGGCGCCGACGACACCACCGTGCCGCTGGTGCAGAGCGAGCGCTACGCGGCCGCCGCGGGAGCCGCCGGCGACCGGGTGGAGGTGAGCGTCGTGCCCGGTGACCACATGGTGGTGCTGGACCTCACGCACGAGGCGTGGCGCCGCACGGTGGACTGGCTGGGCGCACGACGGACAGCCGGCCGAGACCGCACTACGCTGGGATCGTGACCGAGACCAGGGCCGACTCCGCGGCGGGGCAGGGCGCGCAGCCCGGCGCCCGCGGCTGGCTCTCCCGCACCCTGCAGAAGCTCACCGCCGACGACCAGACGGTCGACGCGCGCGAGCTGC
This window encodes:
- a CDS encoding DUF3710 domain-containing protein, with translation MPLGRRRNRIDRSLRERGVPPEPQLREREETGTTGPWDDADAPDDGVTRIDLGSLRVPAVSGMELRVDVNASQQVVGASLRSGDSLLQLSVFAAPRAGGLWDDVRAELARGASGQGASLQEVEGPFGPELAGTVLMPVAPQPGQSGTPKPVRRPARFLGVDGPRWFLRGMLTGPAAADPAGAAALEAAFRAVVVVRGSGPMPVRDQLPLTLPPQAAEQIARQQAANRAAGPGPTPGAAG
- a CDS encoding alpha/beta fold hydrolase is translated as MTGPVATAYGPGPDQFLEVTLPDGDGPAPVVVVLHGGFWRARYGIELARPLAADLAARGWAAVAVEYRRVGAGGGWPTTLEDVAAALDALPDVPGAARMDLADVTVVGHSAGGHLAAWAAARHRLPAGAPGAAPRVSVTAAVLQAGVLDLAAAVAADLGAGATVEFLGGTPEQLPERYAAADPVRLLPTGAAVLCVHGADDTTVPLVQSERYAAAAGAAGDRVEVSVVPGDHMVVLDLTHEAWRRTVDWLGARRTAGRDRTTLGS
- a CDS encoding DUF4193 domain-containing protein, whose protein sequence is MATDYDAPRRNEADELGEDSLEELKARRAEAQSSSVDVDETDFNENLELPGADLSNEELTVRVLPKQEDEFTCSRCFLVHHRSRLATTRNGQPVCRDCAA
- the dut gene encoding dUTP diphosphatase, translated to MPVPRSDPAPPVPDVEVPVLLTAPDGVLPAYALPGDAGADLCLAEDVVLAPHQRALVGTGVAVAIPDGFAGFVHPRSGLAHRLGLSLVNAPGTIDAGYRGEIKVNLVNLDPSATITLHRGDRVAQLVVQPVVRARFVPVAELPASERGSGGHGSTGGAAALAAPTSSSLEGRA